In Erythrobacter sp. F6033, a single genomic region encodes these proteins:
- a CDS encoding glycosyltransferase family 2 protein: MTQVKTTSPKISILIVGYNSAEHILPCISAIPKACTQSSYETLFIDNGDGSTETLVAGAFPEVTILPGLGNIGFAAANNRLADLATGEYLLLLNPDVVLKPSAIDALISATSSHAEASAWGGVTLDRNGNPDLGNRVHIPSLRELTSRLTGRSRANHGAIQGTAKDTKVPVLSGSFAMFARNAWDKASGMDERYFLYCEEVDLFYRLAAEGHSFWRITEARAYHDIGHGELISHTRMLYRAAGTMQFARIHWNTLRQWLAFFLIWAGALQRLLIGRLLGAWTPHLANVANGHRDIALRPTLWRYGYDPERGLLRQLEAQNDKVSARSSNPDGKQ, encoded by the coding sequence ATGACCCAAGTAAAAACCACATCGCCCAAAATCAGCATCCTGATCGTCGGCTACAACTCCGCAGAGCATATATTGCCATGCATCAGCGCGATCCCGAAAGCTTGCACACAGTCTAGCTATGAGACCCTGTTCATCGACAATGGTGACGGGTCAACAGAAACATTGGTGGCAGGGGCATTTCCGGAGGTTACAATCCTTCCAGGCTTGGGAAATATTGGTTTTGCAGCCGCCAATAACCGGCTCGCTGATTTGGCCACTGGCGAGTATCTTCTGCTGCTCAATCCGGATGTGGTTCTGAAACCGTCAGCAATTGATGCCCTCATATCGGCGACCTCTAGTCACGCCGAGGCTTCGGCTTGGGGCGGTGTCACGCTTGATCGCAATGGAAATCCCGACTTGGGCAACCGCGTGCACATTCCATCACTACGAGAGCTAACAAGCAGGCTGACCGGTCGCTCTCGCGCGAATCACGGTGCGATACAGGGGACGGCCAAAGACACTAAAGTTCCCGTGCTCAGCGGCAGCTTTGCAATGTTCGCTCGCAATGCATGGGATAAAGCCAGCGGTATGGATGAGCGATACTTCCTGTACTGCGAAGAAGTCGACTTGTTTTACCGCTTGGCGGCTGAAGGGCATTCGTTTTGGCGAATTACCGAGGCACGGGCCTACCACGATATCGGGCATGGTGAACTGATATCACACACTCGTATGCTGTATCGGGCGGCTGGGACAATGCAGTTTGCTCGCATCCATTGGAACACGTTGCGGCAATGGCTAGCATTCTTTCTGATTTGGGCAGGTGCCCTGCAACGGCTTTTGATCGGACGTCTGCTTGGTGCTTGGACACCGCATCTGGCAAATGTTGCCAATGGCCACCGAGATATCGCACTGCGCCCTACTCTATGGCGATATGGCTATGATCCAGAACGAGGCTTACTTCGGCAGCTTGAGGCACAGAATGATAAAGTCTCCGCGCGCTCGAGCAATCCAGACGGCAAACAATGA
- a CDS encoding glycosyltransferase, producing the protein MTSCTVIIPAFNEEAVIARCLNCLLETAPHDHGMEIIVAANGCSDATVRIAGETAPEAIILDLERGSKTGAINAANAIASHYPRIYLDADIECSYSSIMALVNELETTGGMAASPAIRMRLDHSDWLVEAYYRVWLRQPYASSGNGGAGCYALSRLACEEVGEFPDIVGDDIWIHTRFAPDQKHYVDRDKAGDPVFTVVRPPAGVVELIGVEVRKQFGNAEVLVQHPSPHGTLQKSSGGLRTAIKSGSAITDIFVFFAIKLCARAVAGTQRLLGRKTAWSTDQSSRRA; encoded by the coding sequence GTGACGAGCTGCACGGTCATTATTCCCGCCTTCAATGAAGAGGCAGTGATTGCGCGCTGCCTTAACTGTCTCCTTGAAACCGCCCCGCATGACCACGGAATGGAAATCATCGTTGCTGCAAACGGGTGTAGTGATGCGACAGTTCGGATTGCCGGCGAGACTGCCCCTGAGGCCATAATACTTGATCTCGAAAGGGGATCGAAAACAGGCGCAATCAATGCCGCAAACGCAATCGCAAGCCATTACCCACGCATCTATCTCGATGCAGACATCGAATGCAGCTATTCGTCCATCATGGCGTTGGTGAATGAGCTAGAGACAACCGGAGGCATGGCTGCCTCTCCAGCAATTCGGATGCGCCTCGATCACTCAGATTGGTTGGTTGAAGCCTATTACCGAGTTTGGCTTCGCCAACCCTATGCGAGCAGTGGAAACGGTGGCGCTGGTTGCTACGCCCTCTCACGCTTAGCGTGCGAGGAAGTTGGTGAGTTTCCCGACATCGTCGGCGACGACATCTGGATTCACACACGGTTTGCACCTGATCAAAAGCACTATGTCGACCGAGACAAGGCAGGCGATCCGGTCTTTACCGTAGTTCGGCCACCTGCCGGGGTAGTCGAGCTGATCGGGGTTGAGGTACGCAAGCAATTCGGCAATGCCGAGGTGCTCGTCCAGCACCCAAGCCCCCATGGCACCTTACAAAAGAGTAGCGGAGGTCTGCGGACAGCCATCAAGAGCGGCAGTGCAATTACCGACATCTTTGTCTTCTTTGCAATCAAGCTGTGTGCCCGCGCGGTTGCTGGTACACAAAGGTTACTGGGCAGGAAAACGGCATGGTCAACGGATCAGAGTTCCAGGCGAGCATGA
- a CDS encoding polysaccharide biosynthesis tyrosine autokinase — MNDRAITNPQEPEDRPLWLDRYLPEGQIVPHQRHGKLLSAPAIRGILFRQRWLIAGILVAAAIVGLILTLLATPMYEARSSVRIEPYGSFIVEGQNVEQGIASNQVYDLLSTQISIIKSRSLAETVAQDLNLGERYGLLGADVDEGRPPELSDEEWVNAKQRMAASILYGSVDAELPSDNWIIEIVYRSDDPVLAAEMANAYAKAFAAFETRETLDGNEYAQSVLRERITTVRARLQDAEDNANTYARKNGIIVQATPREDGEGTVTVTSSNLASINASASAATAKRIEAEQRWRSVQNLPAAQLPEVQENLVLQELITDRAIKQAQLVELRQRYTDVFPRVRDLSAQIASLDARIQQSSDEIKAAVRNAYIVARNQEQALQRELNSATGSTLAEQDLQVQYSVLEREAQALRDQLQALLARFNEVSTAANVQSGMINPLDTAVVPSSPYAPSLFRNLALALVLGTALAAGLAVLRETLDDLVRSFEDVEEKTGLPLLGHTPFVEEADLTQIGTNRFSSLVEAYASIRSTLDFAIPPEHNVIQLTSSQASEGKSTTAVILSELFAGVGRKTLLVDGDLRHPTVAQLVGHERPKTGLVEVLLGQVDLQSAIISGVHENLDILPVGEVPANPTELFASRQLSEFIEKYRSEYSLIIFDSSPILGLADAPMLARKVDATIFVMEANRVHFGQARTAIKRLRANGGNPVGAILTKYRALEAGQDFSYQYGYYEYEKGD; from the coding sequence ATGAACGATCGAGCCATCACAAACCCGCAAGAACCCGAAGATCGCCCGCTATGGCTTGACCGGTATTTGCCCGAGGGACAAATTGTCCCGCATCAGCGGCATGGCAAGCTACTAAGCGCACCTGCGATCCGCGGCATACTGTTCCGTCAACGCTGGTTAATCGCCGGAATTCTTGTGGCGGCTGCGATAGTGGGTTTGATCCTCACGTTGCTTGCAACCCCGATGTATGAGGCGCGATCGAGCGTGCGGATTGAGCCATATGGCTCGTTTATCGTCGAAGGGCAAAACGTCGAGCAGGGCATTGCGTCAAACCAGGTTTACGATCTGCTTTCCACCCAGATCAGCATTATCAAAAGCCGCAGCCTCGCAGAGACGGTTGCTCAAGATCTGAACCTGGGCGAAAGATACGGCCTGCTTGGAGCGGATGTCGATGAAGGGCGCCCACCCGAACTTTCTGATGAGGAATGGGTCAACGCCAAACAAAGGATGGCGGCGTCAATTCTGTACGGATCTGTTGATGCAGAATTGCCATCGGATAACTGGATTATCGAAATCGTCTACCGGTCTGACGATCCGGTGCTCGCCGCCGAAATGGCGAACGCTTATGCAAAAGCGTTCGCTGCTTTCGAAACACGCGAAACTCTTGATGGGAATGAATACGCTCAGTCGGTGCTGCGCGAGCGGATCACAACCGTGCGTGCGCGTCTGCAAGATGCCGAAGACAACGCCAACACATATGCCCGCAAGAATGGTATCATTGTTCAGGCGACACCGCGCGAAGATGGCGAAGGCACCGTTACGGTAACATCGAGCAATCTGGCCAGCATCAACGCAAGCGCTTCTGCTGCGACCGCAAAGCGGATTGAAGCAGAGCAACGTTGGCGCTCCGTCCAGAATCTGCCCGCGGCCCAGCTGCCCGAAGTGCAAGAAAATCTAGTGCTTCAAGAATTGATCACCGACCGGGCTATCAAGCAGGCCCAGCTCGTCGAATTGCGTCAACGCTATACCGATGTGTTTCCGCGCGTACGAGATTTGAGCGCTCAGATCGCCTCGCTCGATGCGCGCATTCAGCAGAGTAGCGATGAGATCAAAGCCGCAGTTCGCAATGCCTATATTGTTGCGCGGAACCAAGAACAGGCGCTGCAACGCGAGCTCAATTCGGCGACGGGCAGCACCCTCGCAGAGCAGGATCTTCAGGTGCAGTATAGCGTGCTGGAACGCGAAGCGCAGGCTCTGCGAGACCAGCTGCAGGCTCTTCTTGCCCGGTTCAACGAGGTCAGTACCGCAGCCAACGTTCAATCGGGAATGATAAACCCGCTCGACACCGCCGTTGTTCCGAGCTCCCCCTATGCGCCGAGCTTGTTTCGCAACCTTGCTCTCGCGCTGGTCTTGGGAACAGCACTCGCCGCCGGTCTCGCTGTTCTGCGGGAGACGCTCGATGATCTGGTACGCTCATTCGAGGACGTTGAAGAAAAGACAGGTTTGCCTTTGCTTGGGCACACGCCCTTCGTGGAGGAAGCTGATCTTACTCAAATCGGTACGAACCGGTTCAGTTCGCTTGTGGAAGCCTACGCTTCGATACGTTCAACCCTCGATTTTGCGATTCCGCCCGAACACAACGTCATCCAGCTTACAAGCAGCCAGGCATCTGAAGGCAAATCAACCACAGCTGTTATTCTCTCGGAACTTTTTGCTGGTGTGGGCCGCAAAACGTTGCTCGTCGATGGCGATCTACGGCATCCAACAGTGGCCCAATTGGTCGGTCATGAGCGCCCAAAAACCGGGCTAGTCGAAGTGCTGCTCGGTCAGGTCGATTTGCAGTCTGCGATCATTAGCGGCGTTCATGAGAACCTTGATATTCTGCCGGTCGGGGAAGTGCCTGCAAACCCGACTGAACTCTTCGCATCGAGACAGCTGAGCGAATTTATTGAAAAGTATCGCAGCGAATATTCGCTGATCATTTTCGATTCGTCTCCCATCCTAGGTCTCGCAGATGCCCCAATGCTCGCACGCAAGGTCGATGCAACAATATTCGTTATGGAAGCCAACCGTGTGCATTTCGGCCAGGCTCGCACTGCAATCAAACGCTTGCGGGCAAACGGCGGCAATCCCGTCGGGGCAATTCTGACAAAATACCGAGCGCTCGAGGCTGGACAGGATTTCAGCTACCAATACGGCTACTATGAGTATGAAAAAGGCGATTAG
- a CDS encoding polysaccharide biosynthesis/export family protein: MGSAGSKVKAALLALATAALSACASTPEPVIGIAASEPVSELGQDSFSNTRAVVYLLRPSDKISVNVYREPDLTMESVQIGVEGNVSLPLLGSIKAAGLTAEQLEEDVTQRLGDVGLRQPIVSVNIAEYASHLVTVEGAVGQAGVYPFQPGARLSSAIAMARGPARTANTQQVAVFRETADGVTVAKFDYQQVSQGTMLDPVLEPGDRVVVGTDGLSVFWQDFLRALPAFGIFASPANF; encoded by the coding sequence ATGGGCAGTGCGGGTTCAAAAGTAAAAGCAGCATTGCTCGCTCTCGCAACCGCCGCGCTGAGCGCCTGTGCTTCAACGCCCGAACCGGTGATTGGCATTGCAGCATCCGAGCCAGTAAGCGAGCTCGGTCAGGACAGTTTTTCAAACACCCGCGCGGTCGTCTACCTTCTGCGCCCGTCAGACAAGATTTCGGTGAATGTCTACCGCGAGCCTGATCTCACAATGGAATCCGTGCAAATCGGTGTTGAAGGCAATGTCTCGCTTCCCCTGCTCGGATCAATCAAGGCGGCAGGACTGACCGCTGAACAGCTTGAAGAAGATGTCACCCAGCGTCTGGGAGACGTGGGCCTGAGACAGCCAATCGTGAGTGTGAATATCGCGGAATACGCCTCGCATCTTGTCACAGTAGAGGGCGCCGTCGGGCAAGCGGGCGTTTATCCATTTCAACCTGGAGCACGTTTGTCATCTGCCATCGCGATGGCTCGCGGACCTGCGCGGACTGCCAATACCCAGCAAGTCGCTGTCTTTCGGGAAACCGCGGACGGCGTGACCGTAGCAAAGTTCGACTACCAGCAAGTCAGCCAAGGTACGATGCTGGATCCAGTCCTTGAGCCTGGAGACCGCGTGGTCGTGGGCACCGACGGTCTGTCCGTATTCTGGCAGGACTTTCTACGCGCGCTTCCTGCATTCGGCATTTTCGCCAGTCCTGCGAATTTTTGA